In a genomic window of Candidatus Aegiribacteria sp.:
- a CDS encoding ATP-binding protein — protein sequence MDYVLQENPRIKYLEYNKVTYSIVHVIFNMFVNRKEELEILKNTLNSDRAELFILYGRRRVGKTELLKQMLIDNKNAVYFLGRFESPKDMVLRLSKIVAEKFDDKRLAKFPFRDFDEAFHYFSGKKGIVIIFDEFPYMVSSEPALPSIMQDYWDNQLKNTDIKLFICGSSIGMMERHFFNYSSPLYGRRTKQFKLQPLSFSGLKDFIPSAGFKELLAIYAVFGGTPAYILEYENDIFETIRDKMLKKEQFLHKDAEFILREELREPRYYFSIIRSIAFGNTTTGRIMNDTGITKDVVGKYLSTLQDLDIIERQVPITESFKSRKGIYRIKDNYFRFYFRFIFPYIEHIEMGEIDYVLNVIKTDFQRYSGQTFEQVMIEHLKENRDLDPIQFTRIGSWWDKGTEIDIVAFNEETGDILFGEIKYTTRKVGVKTLLELQEKAKKVKWGTGRREHYMIISKSGFDDNIIDKDVTLIDLNMLETVTRNL from the coding sequence AATATCTGGAGTATAATAAAGTAACTTACTCAATAGTACACGTGATATTTAATATGTTTGTAAACAGGAAAGAGGAGCTTGAAATCCTAAAAAACACACTTAACAGCGACAGAGCTGAACTTTTCATACTCTACGGCAGGCGCAGGGTAGGGAAGACCGAACTTCTGAAACAAATGCTCATTGACAACAAAAATGCAGTATATTTTCTGGGAAGATTTGAATCTCCGAAAGATATGGTACTAAGGCTATCTAAAATTGTTGCGGAAAAGTTTGATGATAAGCGGCTTGCAAAGTTCCCATTTAGAGATTTTGACGAAGCATTTCATTATTTTTCCGGGAAAAAAGGTATAGTTATAATTTTTGATGAGTTTCCATATATGGTATCGTCTGAGCCTGCTTTGCCATCTATAATGCAAGATTACTGGGATAACCAACTGAAAAATACTGACATCAAGCTATTCATCTGTGGGTCATCAATAGGAATGATGGAAAGACATTTCTTCAACTATTCTTCCCCCCTTTACGGGAGACGAACAAAACAATTCAAACTTCAACCTCTTAGTTTTTCAGGACTGAAAGATTTTATTCCATCTGCCGGGTTTAAAGAACTACTTGCAATATACGCAGTGTTCGGCGGGACACCAGCGTATATATTAGAATATGAAAATGATATTTTCGAAACTATAAGAGACAAAATGTTAAAAAAAGAACAATTCCTGCACAAGGATGCAGAATTCATCCTCAGAGAAGAACTAAGGGAACCAAGATATTATTTTTCCATCATACGCTCAATAGCATTTGGGAATACCACTACCGGGAGAATAATGAATGATACAGGTATCACAAAGGACGTAGTTGGAAAATATCTCTCAACACTTCAGGATCTTGATATTATCGAGCGCCAGGTTCCTATAACAGAGAGCTTCAAATCCCGTAAAGGCATCTATCGAATAAAAGATAATTATTTCAGATTCTATTTCAGGTTCATTTTCCCGTATATTGAGCATATCGAAATGGGAGAGATTGATTATGTATTAAATGTCATCAAAACGGATTTCCAGAGATATTCAGGTCAGACATTCGAACAGGTCATGATCGAGCACCTTAAAGAAAATAGAGACTTAGACCCCATACAATTTACAAGAATCGGAAGCTGGTGGGATAAAGGTACTGAGATTGACATCGTTGCTTTCAATGAAGAAACCGGAGATATTCTATTCGGTGAGATAAAATACACAACTAGAAAAGTTGGAGTGAAAACGTTACTTGAACTTCAGGAAAAGGCGAAAAAAGTAAAGTGGGGAACTGGAAGGCGCGAGCATTACATGATAATCAGCAAGAGTGGATTTGATGATAACATCATCGACAAAGATGTCACGCTTATTGACCTTAATATGTTGGAAA